The Gadus chalcogrammus isolate NIFS_2021 chromosome 16, NIFS_Gcha_1.0, whole genome shotgun sequence DNA window gtcggcgagatcatagcgtgtcgcaactctctctctctatagctctgacCCTACCCTACTCACTCCCTGAGCTACTGCTGTCCACACACGCGAGATCACGCTATCTCACGAGACTTCTCGCGGTTGCTCCTATAACTATGCCCTGATAGTACTCAACTCGACTGTACTtatatttggttttattttgttctgCAAAGTGTGTCCGCACATTCAGACAATGCTTTCTATTTTAGCGTGTGGAATGGTGTTCTTCCCAGGTCTGTTCTACGGCTTGAGGAAAGTGCTGAAGTCCGCCTTTACACACTGGAGTGATGCGGATGTGGTGGTTGTTAGCGAAAGGTAATGACTAAAAAATGACCTTCTGGAATGTTAAATGGACAGTTAAAATGGAAGTAAGGTGAATCGTATGTTAACGTCACACTTTGGCTCCAGATTGGTCTCCTCCGTCCATGCGTCGTTGGCCACTGTGTCTGGAGTCCTGGTGGTAAACACCTGCAGGGATGTAATGAATGACCGGTAGGAGTTTACACTAATGAAACTGCATACAAACCGAAGCACAATGTGGATCGTGACAATTTCTTTAAGAGATATTTCGTCTAGGACAGATCTAGGACAAGCACTCAAAAGTTATTACTGTataattattttaatgtttgCATCCATCATGTCCAGAATGCAGTTAGGCAGAGCTATTTTAACTTTTTCACATCCTCCCCACAATGCAGATGTTAATAATCAAATCAGGTTATGTTTACCCAAGACACAGAGTGGCCTGTGTTCTCATCAAGCAGAAGAATGCATAAGGGGATGCCTTCTCCCTTGTGACCGGTTTACCCTTGCCTgttcctaccagactctcgtacttcatttaagTTGCACAGAGAGTCTCTGGACCCACTCAATTGACTAACGATCTGCCATAACAAATCgctggccgggaatcacgttgtgcgcaggctgtaaacagccatgcgtgaagatgtccgtcaacgagagctgactttaacgtcattgttctcagccactccctctatttgctgattggacgcaccaaaatttggacggagaaaacccactaacataccgcagacccagacatagtaggcctactgaatggaaattaaaattgagcggaagtacttaggcgggctgGGCCAGGCTAGGTTTACCCCAGGGTCAAAGGTTAATATTTATATGACACTGAGATAAGGTAGGGTGGCTAGACAAAACAAGGAATAGGAAACTGCTTAAGAGGATTAAAAGGATACAACATATGGATTTTCCCATCACATTTGCCTGCCTTCTCACACAAACTGGCTTTGTATCATTGTATCGTAGACACTGGCTGGTGAACAGCTTTGTGCTCTTTGGGGCCCCCTACATGGCCTATGACCTCTACGCCATGTACCTGAGCCACTACCACCAGCAGAGACTGATAAACAACAGTGCTGCTCACCAGAACCACTCTCTGCAGACGGTAAAGGCGTTCCTCTCGAAGGAGCGACTGCTGGTCTTCCATCACATGGCCCTccttcttgttttcatgcccATTGTTCTGGTATGCAAGACTTCATTGAACCCCCTCAATTATGAAACTCAAACTGTAGAATGCTTTATGTACTAGATGCATAGAACCGTAGAAAGATAGATGGATCAATATTTGGACTGGCTgaaccgtctgtgtgtgtccatcagtTCTTCAGAAGAGACCTTGGAGACTTCTTTATAGCTTGTTTTTGGATGACAGAGTTCAGCACTCCCTTTGTTTCATTGGGGAAGATTCTCATTCAGGTAAAGTGGTTGTGTCCAACAAAACATGCTGTTAACTTTTTAGTTTCTTATGTACTAACCAATTCCTAATCTCACTAATGGTTTACACTTGCTTATTTCTAGTTGGGCTTGGAGAACAGCAAGCTCCACTGGATCAATGGGGTCATGGTTCTCTGCAGTTTCTTCACCTGCCGAATACTGCTCTTCCCTTACATGTACTGGATGTACGGTCAGCAGTTTGACCTCCCCCTACACAGTGTTCCCTTCCACCTGCCATTGCACTGCAACGTGGGCAACCTTTCTATCATGGTCCCCCAGGTCTACTGGTTCATATTGCTGGTGAAGAAGGCACACAGACTCTACCGGAGGAAGGTTAAAGACCAGGGGCCAAAACAAGAGTGAAACTTTGAATGGCACCTTTAAAAACAATTGAAAGGTAGTTTAATTAATTGATGGCTTTGTCCCCAGAGGCACTAAACCCATTGTGAACGTGCCATACGAAACAACATGAATTTATAAATTCAAAATCTGACAGGATCTTAACAAATTTTGTCCTTTGTTTTACAAAAGTTTGTTTTGTAATGCTGGTGGTTCTATGGGGAATTTtcctaataaaataaagtaaaattgTATTCTGCTTGTCAACATGTTTGTAAGTGTCTTAAACCAAGTCAAAAGCTTAGAGATGAGATGTCTCTTTCCTTATTCTAAATGGACAATGCAGTCAAGTGGTAAGAAATTGAAGAGCCATATTACGGATAGATGACAGTGAAGTGATGCTTTGAAGTATTAGCTTTATCCTGGTGGGTAAATCATTAACACATCCCAGTGTAGCATGAAACCATGGCCAGTTATTTTTTGATATAacctttttatttatgtttcaaAAAAATCTTGTAATGAGGGCAGTATTTGAAACAAAGGAATAGCAGAGCATGGCTTCTTTTTCAAGGGGTAGAAGACAAGAGCTTGGCTATTTTCTGGTGCAGTACCGCCTTCATCTCCTGACTCTCCAGGTTGTCTGTGATGGTGGTGAAGAAGTGTCTGGTGTTGGCGCTCTCCAGGTGAGAGCTGCTCTCAGGGTAGGAGGCCATGACGCTATCATACAGGCTCAGGGTCTCTAGTGCGCACAGGAACAAAGCCTCGCACTGTCCACCAGGCATCATCACCTCATGAAGGAAAACAAAAGTATTAGATTATCTCTTCACAAACAACGCAATCTTGGCTAAACATCTGTATATTATTTGTGCAAGTTGCATTTTCCCCCAAAGACAAGCCTAGGCTTATGGCCCTACAATTCTTACAAATTTGTGAGCACATTAGGGTGTCCTAGTATTTCATACCTGGACATGTTGGACATGACAAAAGAGTTGGCCGAGTACAAAGAGAACCTCAGCACTTAGATCTCCCACTATTCCCTCTGCAGAGTGGACCACGGCAGGGGACTTGGTAGACTTTGGATGGAGGCTGGAAGAGGACTTCTCAGGAGCCACCTCTTTCCATTGTTGAACCTCTCCGGACTGGGTCCTGGGCTTGCTCTTGGGAGGATTGGGTGAGCCGGAGGTCGGGTCAGCCGAGCTGACTGATGAGGACGAGAGACCCATCTTGGTCCTGAGCACCTCCAGTGTTTGCCTGATGGCGTAGGCGTACAGCCTGCCCACGTGCGCCCATCCCTGGACCGGCAGCCAGCCGTCACAGCTGGAGCCACAGAGGAACTGTAAGGCACGCAGCAGCAGAACAGAGAGGCGCAGCTGGCTGGAGAAGCAGCGCAGGTCCAGCAGGGGCAGGTAGTCCACATACTCAAGGGAGTATGGTGTGTGGAGGAGACCAGAGTCCAGCAGCTCCCCCAGGGCCCCCAGCAGCCGCCGCCACTCAGACAGTGAGCACCAGGGCAGCATCTGGGCCAGGGCCACCAGCAGGCCCTTGCTAAACATGTTGATGTGGTCGGGCTGACGGCGGTCCACGCAGAGGTGGGAGAGCATTGTGGACCGCAGGGAGTCGGATACGCAGCAGCACTCCAACCAGGCCAAGAGACCTGAACCCTGGCCGTACTTGGGCAGCTCCAAACCCGACCATTCCTGGAGAGAATAATATAGGTAACAATGAATGTAACCGCACAATGTGATTAACATAACActtgaagaaaataaaacaccaaaattAGGGATTGTGAAGGTGGAAGTTCAAATGGGACATACCGTAGGGACAGTGCCAAACATTATGCTATAGTTTGTAAATGGCTTACATTGTTGTCAGTTGGGTTACAGTAGTCGCAAAACAAGTCTGACCACTCGCGCAGTGTTTCAGAGATAGTGCTAACCGTGATCCTTCACTCTAAAAAATTAAATCAACTTATTAAAAGCAGAGTCCAATTAAACGCTGAGTCCGTTTTACTGGCCGGGTGTGGCTACACGTTTGACAAATAAACGCTGGTCTCCATTAGACACCCATTCAGTTTTTTCTAGAAGTTAGCATAATACACCAATAAACTGGATGGCAACCACCGTAAACCAAGAACAAGAAGATTGAAGCGCGAGTGTTCTGCCCTCTACCCCCAGCGTCTTGCCAGGTTGCATGACAACATCAGACAGACGTATTCCAGGCATTACCAATTTACGCCAGTAGATGGCATCCGTGCTTCAGTTGGACCAAAAGGAATTGGACCATCAGTGGACCGAAAGGAATTAGAGCCCTGTTTCATATAGACTCCTGTCCCAAATATAAGCTGGTTGAGTTCAGTGattcaaacaaataaaagcctggccTATTAATTTAAGTTTTACGGTATGGACATTCAGGTACAATTATTACCTGCTCAGCAAGATCACAAACCGCTAGCAGAGACGAGGGAACTTCATTTTTGAAGTGCTCTCCCCAGACAGGCTGGAAGTGGAAGCGCACGGTCCAGTCAAGGTCCTCCACCTTGCTGTACAGCCAAGACAGGGCCCTGGACCAGGTGGATGGTTCAGAGGCTACCACTCGGCCCACTGCCTGTCCCAGAGTGCCCAGAACCCACACCAGCAGCTCCTTGGTGTCTGATGACAAAGGTGAGGTggtgccccctgctggaggctCCCAACATCTAACATAAAAATGACATTACATAGATTATATTAGGGCGCACTTACACTAggccaggggtcaccaacctttttgaacctgagagctacttcatgggtactgagtcatacaaagggcacccagtttgatgcactcttctgaaataacaaatttgctgaTTTTGCctttaattatatattattaattttgattaaaggggacctattatgcttttcgacttttatgacccaTAAACGTttttataatgattgatagtcatgtttaatcatacacaaaaaacgatgtcgattttcgggatacgctttcagccttctctgtcaacgctcggtttcgtccttctcagccccctcgcccccctcctgccaacccaactccgttgtgattggttaccttccttgaagcgcgcgcgcgggcagatttgaccaggcatatgggggcgcggcaggagtgcctctacgtagatgatttcccggaaatgtgaacaagtgaatcgcaaacgttgtcccgagtgtttagcgctctgcacagccacccaagactgtcagcagggaatacgtcgaaatgcatgtacgtcattatttgacactttagtatggttaaacatgactcaatcattataacaacatttataggtcataaaagtctaaaaagcataataggtcccctttaatgaaactgatttctcacaataattatcaacaatgacttaaaaaaggtgggaaatagttgttcaagaatgagttaTGCTATTttcagaacaggcctgcgggcccctcatatggtccttgcgggcgccctggtgcccgcgggcactgtgttggtgacccctgcacTAGGCAATCTGAACCATACTCAAGTACGTTTTTCCCCTAAAGTCTAGATTGTTGGCTAGTGTGAGCTCACCATCCGTACTCAAGTACAGTTCAATTCCGTGGCCTTAGTACACTTTggagaggtgtgctcaggccacggtacagatgctaatgagccgacacgcgcacatgcacggatacgcaacctgagctggatgacgaaTAGTCCATGGCACCCTTGGTGCGAGAGCGAGTGTTAGATCAAAAATCCCCCGTTTGTCACCGCGCAgactttcttggttcactggagaaggtggGCTGCGCacagagtctagacctctttagaataattgcatacctccgattttttttatttattttttatgcatgAAAACACCAGCATGCAAGAATAAGTTCatgtctgagtgtaggctacaaacgcgattgactatttacaagtgcaaaaacgacaacatattctttattttgctgaccacttgttttttttcccgacaaaagcctcgtaaggacagtttctctgcatctctcatagatcgcaccatctttcaacgtctttgtttaatacgactgcatcaccttctctcacatgatcagcagctcgcggatttcactttctctcctgttaaaactgctcatgatgatattgctgcgttgtctctgtggagacagtgcCGCAATACCACCCACCCCCCGGAAGCgcggagccgtcgcatttacaacagaatgaaacccaataaaccgccaatgtgtgcaaggtccgggagggtaaaatGGGGTGCTAGCTCAGGCAGGCAATTTACCTTGGGCAGTCTAAATGCGCCGGACCGTGCTGCGAAAAAAGCGTGCATAAAACTGCATATTTGGCAATGGGAATGGGATAGTAACATTACTCAATAGAGCAGCATGGTAACAGCAGACCTGAATGCTTGGTTGAGATGCTGTGCCAGAACGTAAAGTAGTGGGAATGGAGAACACAGCAGCATCCAGTGAGCAGAGGAAGGGGGCTCCTTGACCTCCACACACAGTGCACTGTGGAGTATCTGCACAGCCAGCTCCACACTTATTGGGCCGCCTGGAGGAAAGAAGATAGTAATTATTCATTGTTCAAATACCCTTACTTGATTCACACTTGCTAGGATGCTACGCTGTGAGTAATCAGCCTCAGTGTATCCTATTCAATGATTAAGCCTAATGAGATTCACATTAATTTAATTACCTCCAATTGGTGCAGGGTAAAGTTAGAATGCATGTATGTATCAAGCACCCATTTAGGTTGGGTCTTTTTATGTTGCTTTGTAAAACAGTTTAAAAGGAAGAGAAATTAGTATATCGATAAAGCAATCCTACCGTTATGAGAAAAGATGTGGGGCAGGACGAAGGTTTTAACAACATCtgcgggagagagaaagaaacccCCCCCGTGGCGTCCCTCGACCCCACAGTCATCCTCTGGGACCGGCTGCATCAGCAGCGCCAGAAACCTCACAAACTGATGTTGCTCGCATGCCAGCAACGCTTTGTTCCCAATGGCTTCCCGCAGGCAGCAGCAGAGTAGACTCCCCTCTGTGATaccccctcccctcagaccGGGCAGCTGCAACAGGATCTTGGCCATGAGGGTGAATCCTCCCTTGTTGAAGATGGCTGCACTGCAGCAGCTCCGCAGCGTTGCCTCTGGGTTCTGGAACGCCACCCGCGCTACAAGGGACGTGGCCGTGCTCAGGTTGTCAGGAGAGCCAGCTTTGGTGCCCGCCGAGTCCCCTCCCTGGATGATGCAGTTGAAGGCCATGTTGAGTTCCTGGTCGAAGCCTAGCACCAAGGCTGGAGGCGGCTGTCCCCCGAagagccccctgctggacagccTCAGCATGCTGGCCAGCGCCTGGTTCTTGTCCCCCAGCGGGAGCTCCAAGAAAATATTGGCAATGATATTGGACATTTTTTTACAATGGCTTACGTCCACAGTTTCCCTGCTGCATATGCTTATCAGCATGGTGGCAAGTGCAAAAACAGTGTCCTTTTTACGGAACACAGCCTGGTTCCTTTCCAGGCAGTCTGTCCACTCGCTGCCACTAGTAGCCCAACTGGTCTCCCTGACAAATAGAGCAGCAAAGTCCAAGTACTCCTCCAGGCGGTGGTCAATGATGGTCATGGTGAGCCTGGCGCATGCCTCTGGGCTGCAGTGAACGGCAGGAGAGGTAGAAAACTCATCCTGTACACCTCTAATTAAAGTTACTAAGTCTTTCAGCGTCTGTTGGTCTTCTGCTCCGCTCATTGACTGGTACAGGGTGCCGTTTTCCAGTGCCACAAGGCCTCTCTGGAGGCTCTGTTGTAGTCTGAAGGCAGAGTTACTGGGATCGGCGCTGTCAGACACTTTCAGAAGACCCTTCTGCAGCCAACACTGCGTCAGCTCAGTGATGATCCGAAGAGCACGGGGCAGTGTCGTGATGTCGGGTCGAAACTTGGCAGGCTTGCTGCAAGTGCGAAGGTCAAGCTGGGCCTCTCTGAGAAGCGCCAGGCTCCATTTTTTGTCTTCTTTCTCCTTGAGGCTGACGACCTTTGTCAGGAAGTGCATTTTTTCCTCTGTGGTGAGAATGACCACTCGGTCAAGTAGAAACGAGGTGTAGATGGCATCAAGGGCGACTACAAGGGCTTGCTGGCTGAGGTCCGCAGTGGCTATACAGTCTCTTACGTCCCAAAGCGTTTGAAGTAGCATGTAAAGGATGTCTAAAGGGGGTGAGGACCGCAACACTGGTAGTGAAGACAGAGGTTCTAAAGGGAAAGATGTGTCCAACTTGAACCTCTTGGCGGCTTGATGTGACACGCCACCGTTTTCAAGGGACGGCTTGGAAGTGAGACGTGCAAACTCATTGGCAAAGACGTCCTCCGGGAtacccatccctccatcctcgCCCCggacccctcccctccacagcTCCCACCACACGTCCAGGAGGAGGCCGATGTCACCCTCTGAGGTTGGGCTGCAGACCACATGATCTACCAGCAAGCTCAGCTCGGAGCAGATCTGAGGGTCGGGTAGACGGAGGAGAAGCTGCCCGTATATACCGGCAGCTGCTCTCTCCTTCACCAGCTCCAACAGCACGACTCGATTGATCTCGGGGAGGCCACTTTGTAAAGCGAAAAAGAGGTTCTCCCTCCAGGCGGTTTCCACATCCTCTCTCCTTTCATTGCACAGCAGTTTGCACCACAGAACGGTCACTATGTTTGTCTTGCATTGGATGGCGCTCGAGGCCAGGCCAACATTGCATTCAACTTGTTTGCAGAGTTCATCAACAGCATCTAGGATGGGCTGTCTCACACGCTTCCAGTCTCCCTTTTGAACGGAGCGAAGCGACGAGGGATGGCACAACTTATTGGCTGAGAGAAAGCCTCCTTGAAGAATTGCCGCCTCTGAAAAGTTGGGAAAAGTGGCTATTACATTTTGATGCATGCTTCAAGTTCCCGGCTGAGGGTTTTCTATCACGGCTTTGAATCGCCCATTCCACTTTATATTACTGCTATCCAACGTCTGAAACAGACCATTTGGTCGATATAAAAAAAGCTGATTGCATTGGCTGCTTATATGCTATGGCCATATCTGTTGATTTTCAAAAAATGGACAAAAGGGTAGAGTTTTACAAATAATAAGTAATGGCCAAAGGAAATAAGACACATTGTGCAATCAGTTGCTAAGGGTAATAAAAACCCTTTCTCCCATCTCATataatctctctcgctctctcgcacacacacacacacacacacacacacacacacacacacacacacacacacacacacacacacacacacacacacacacacacacacacacacacacacacacacacacacacacacacacacaaagacagttTCAACAACACATCCATAAACTAAAaccatttaattaattaatatttaaccTCACCTTTGTCCATATTTAGTCTGATGGTTAGACGGATAGAATTAAGGATATATTACATGTCCACAACGGTACTATTCTGACTTTCGTTCGTCtaaaatatatactttattaaatTCATATTACCAACGTGCAGCTCTGATAAACTCAGAGCCATGGTGGAGTTTGGAAAGCACGCGTTAAGTACTTCCGTATCTCACAGCCAACGAGTTCGTCCCGAGCCGTGTCTGTCTGATGTACTCTCGCGATGTTACAGCGCCACCCTACGGGAGACATCCCTCATGGGCGTTCCGATTAAACGAAAGTGAAAACTCAGGAGTCAAAATCTCCTAACGCTTCAGACTTGAACTTGAATATCTGGAGGGTCTTACGAGGGTTACGACGCTTTGCCTGAATATAGGAGTATAACATAGATGAACTAACATGGGTGTATTTCTAAAACTATTTATTTGCATGTATTTGTTCGGAGGTAAGCGTTTAATTtcgttgtgtttctgtttgtatttTGTAGATAAACAATGTGCGTTTGGTCTTAActtctgagtgtgtttgtttctcctTAGTGATCTGTTCTGAGGACCAGGTCCCGTGGCTCGCTTGTACATTCATCGATGAACGCGTGTTCCTTAACAATGAGGGTCACCGCGAGACGGAGCTCCACCCCAGAGACGCTCTTCTGCAGTTCGGTCCAGCTGGCGGTCCACCTGTCAACCCCCACACAATCACCTTCTTGATTACTGGTAGGGATCTCAAGCCATAAACGTCATTGTGGCTGTTAGCAGAGTTGGTTGCTCAACGATCCTTGATCCACTCTAAACCAGTTTAAAACGTCCTCTCTTCGGTAGCCTCCAGGGTGGACCTGCGCTCCTACATAGTGGGGGGCAGTCCAGAACACCTCGAGTGTGAGATCCGCAGGTACAGCATGAGGGGGATCCAGGGGCTCTGGCCCAGCAAGGGGGCCATGCCTTATgacctctggttcacctgcacCGTCAAACATCCAGAGGACTCCTTCACCTTCACCGGCTACCTAAGACACACACCAAGCCAGCCCCCCTCATCAATGGAGGATTATGACAGCTTTCCTCCTATTGGGGACAGAGAGTTGATCACAGCCTCAGGTAACCACCAGCCTCATCCATGTTGACCTCCTTGGTACGACAAAtatcaatacaaaaacacacgacCACAAGTAAGTTCAGAACTCTTAAACCGTAAAAAACATATTGGATATGAATGGGCTCATCTCTCAAGCAGGCTTCACGATAAAATAGGGTCTGTACTTTAGGTTGCAATGTTTTCAGTAACCGGTTTTCAGGACATTTCACCCAATCACCACCAAATGTTCATGCAAATATATCTCCCTTGGAAACTTTACAGTGGCAGGCGATTgtaatgcatgcatacataacaCTGTGTTGATATTGGTTGAAATGTATAGGATTCTGGATTTCTTGTTCCAGCTACTCAAAATATGGCCACCGAAGCACAGACATGTCGGCTGGAGCAGCATACCCTCCTCTGTCTTGAGAGCCTATGAATgggccttttaaaaaaaaattagcaTGCGTTATAACTTATTTGTCATGAAAGTAAGAGGGTTTATTGTTTATCAGTATGAAAGACAAATAGCTGCCCGATTTGATtccatcttgctctctctctcaagcctCTTCACATATGTACTGCTGCAGTGCCCTGTTCTCAGATGTTTAAGATATGCCTCTAGGCCCATCCTTGTCCtatcctgtctgtgtgtgttcatccacCCAGCCTCCATGGTGCTGCACACACGCTCCGTAGTGTTGAAGGTGGCGCTGCGGTCCCAGCAGAAGCTCCAATGTCGGTTCTCCGTGGACCACAAGGGGCCCAAGTTCAAAGTGGGGTGGCGCGCGCAGATCAAAGGAGATTGGGTGGAGCTGTACAGCCACGACAGCCACTCAGGAGTGACCCGGGGGTCGGGGGTCAATCAAAAGGGGCTGTTGTCTACAGGGGACGCCACCCTGTCCATCCCCTTCGTCAAGATCTCCAGCGAGGGGAAGTACGTCTGCTCCGTGTCCGTGGGGCAGCTAGACGCCAGCCTCGACCTGGCACTGCATGTCTACGGTGAGTTAAGGACAAGGGACGGGGAGGTGGTGCAAACCTTGACCTGGTGCTGCACGTCTACGTTGAGTTTGGGATAGGGGTGTTGAATGATAAAACCGTTTAGGAATTGGATAAATGAGAAGATGGAAGAAGGCTCCAGAGTCTAATCAGTCTCAGGCCACCTTATATATTTGAACAATGCATTTAATACTGgttaaagcaaaaaaaatatttctaggggtcaatcaatcaaaacaataacaaaatacgTAGTTTGATGACGAAGTGATGAAGGTGGGATTATGGGAGTTGTTTTCTTCCAGCATTGCCGGTCATAATCGATCTGTCGTGAGTTATGCAGAAATCCTTTTTGTGACGATTTAATGTATTCAAGTTTTATCCGTGTTACGTTAAGTCACGTTATGTCATTAACGTTAGTAGTAACATAACAATATCTTGCTGACTTTCCATTTGATGAGCTGATGGGCTCATCATTTCAGTAGGGGGTTTGGCAACACTGTACACAGGGAGGAGATTGTTATGGTGAGTGACGGAACACAAGGATTTAACCATCCAGAAACTAGGGAGGGCCAGGGATGAGGTACTTACTGTTAAACAATGATCTAGTGATTGTCTGGAGAACCGGGTCGAAATATCGTGTGCTGATGGAGGATTGACGGCTGGTGTTGAGTGCGGGAGATGAATGGAGAATGGCCCCCACTTGGTGGCAcgaaaacaaatggtactaccaaccacccaaaaccaaaaaatatatttttttatataatagtatatttagtcaatagtattccaaccaattgCCAAAAATaaaaggggtgggtgttgtggggttttgcgctgcgttcat harbors:
- the LOC130405433 gene encoding TLC domain-containing protein 3A-like — translated: MLSILACGMVFFPGLFYGLRKVLKSAFTHWSDADVVVVSERLVSSVHASLATVSGVLVVNTCRDVMNDRHWLVNSFVLFGAPYMAYDLYAMYLSHYHQQRLINNSAAHQNHSLQTVKAFLSKERLLVFHHMALLLVFMPIVLFFRRDLGDFFIACFWMTEFSTPFVSLGKILIQLGLENSKLHWINGVMVLCSFFTCRILLFPYMYWMYGQQFDLPLHSVPFHLPLHCNVGNLSIMVPQVYWFILLVKKAHRLYRRKVKDQGPKQE
- the gemin4 gene encoding gem-associated protein 4 isoform X2 — protein: MDKEAAILQGGFLSANKLCHPSSLRSVQKGDWKRVRQPILDAVDELCKQVECNVGLASSAIQCKTNIVTVLWCKLLCNERREDVETAWRENLFFALQSGLPEINRVVLLELVKERAAAGIYGQLLLRLPDPQICSELSLLVDHVVCSPTSEGDIGLLLDVWWELWRGGVRGEDGGMGIPEDVFANEFARLTSKPSLENGGVSHQAAKRFKLDTSFPLEPLSSLPVLRSSPPLDILYMLLQTLWDVRDCIATADLSQQALVVALDAIYTSFLLDRVVILTTEEKMHFLTKVVSLKEKEDKKWSLALLREAQLDLRTCSKPAKFRPDITTLPRALRIITELTQCWLQKGLLKVSDSADPSNSAFRLQQSLQRGLVALENGTLYQSMSGAEDQQTLKDLVTLIRGVQDEFSTSPAVHCSPEACARLTMTIIDHRLEEYLDFAALFVRETSWATSGSEWTDCLERNQAVFRKKDTVFALATMLISICSRETVDVSHCKKMSNIIANIFLELPLGDKNQALASMLRLSSRGLFGGQPPPALVLGFDQELNMAFNCIIQGGDSAGTKAGSPDNLSTATSLVARVAFQNPEATLRSCCSAAIFNKGGFTLMAKILLQLPGLRGGGITEGSLLCCCLREAIGNKALLACEQHQFVRFLALLMQPVPEDDCGVEGRHGGGFFLSPADVVKTFVLPHIFSHNGGPISVELAVQILHSALCVEVKEPPSSAHWMLLCSPFPLLYVLAQHLNQAFRCWEPPAGGTTSPLSSDTKELLVWVLGTLGQAVGRVVASEPSTWSRALSWLYSKVEDLDWTVRFHFQPVWGEHFKNEVPSSLLAVCDLAEQEWSGLELPKYGQGSGLLAWLECCCVSDSLRSTMLSHLCVDRRQPDHINMFSKGLLVALAQMLPWCSLSEWRRLLGALGELLDSGLLHTPYSLEYVDYLPLLDLRCFSSQLRLSVLLLRALQFLCGSSCDGWLPVQGWAHVGRLYAYAIRQTLEVLRTKMGLSSSSVSSADPTSGSPNPPKSKPRTQSGEVQQWKEVAPEKSSSSLHPKSTKSPAVVHSAEGIVGDLSAEVLFVLGQLFCHVQHVQVMMPGGQCEALFLCALETLSLYDSVMASYPESSSHLESANTRHFFTTITDNLESQEMKAVLHQKIAKLLSSTP
- the gemin4 gene encoding gem-associated protein 4 isoform X1, coding for MALSLSELHVEAAILQGGFLSANKLCHPSSLRSVQKGDWKRVRQPILDAVDELCKQVECNVGLASSAIQCKTNIVTVLWCKLLCNERREDVETAWRENLFFALQSGLPEINRVVLLELVKERAAAGIYGQLLLRLPDPQICSELSLLVDHVVCSPTSEGDIGLLLDVWWELWRGGVRGEDGGMGIPEDVFANEFARLTSKPSLENGGVSHQAAKRFKLDTSFPLEPLSSLPVLRSSPPLDILYMLLQTLWDVRDCIATADLSQQALVVALDAIYTSFLLDRVVILTTEEKMHFLTKVVSLKEKEDKKWSLALLREAQLDLRTCSKPAKFRPDITTLPRALRIITELTQCWLQKGLLKVSDSADPSNSAFRLQQSLQRGLVALENGTLYQSMSGAEDQQTLKDLVTLIRGVQDEFSTSPAVHCSPEACARLTMTIIDHRLEEYLDFAALFVRETSWATSGSEWTDCLERNQAVFRKKDTVFALATMLISICSRETVDVSHCKKMSNIIANIFLELPLGDKNQALASMLRLSSRGLFGGQPPPALVLGFDQELNMAFNCIIQGGDSAGTKAGSPDNLSTATSLVARVAFQNPEATLRSCCSAAIFNKGGFTLMAKILLQLPGLRGGGITEGSLLCCCLREAIGNKALLACEQHQFVRFLALLMQPVPEDDCGVEGRHGGGFFLSPADVVKTFVLPHIFSHNGGPISVELAVQILHSALCVEVKEPPSSAHWMLLCSPFPLLYVLAQHLNQAFRCWEPPAGGTTSPLSSDTKELLVWVLGTLGQAVGRVVASEPSTWSRALSWLYSKVEDLDWTVRFHFQPVWGEHFKNEVPSSLLAVCDLAEQEWSGLELPKYGQGSGLLAWLECCCVSDSLRSTMLSHLCVDRRQPDHINMFSKGLLVALAQMLPWCSLSEWRRLLGALGELLDSGLLHTPYSLEYVDYLPLLDLRCFSSQLRLSVLLLRALQFLCGSSCDGWLPVQGWAHVGRLYAYAIRQTLEVLRTKMGLSSSSVSSADPTSGSPNPPKSKPRTQSGEVQQWKEVAPEKSSSSLHPKSTKSPAVVHSAEGIVGDLSAEVLFVLGQLFCHVQHVQVMMPGGQCEALFLCALETLSLYDSVMASYPESSSHLESANTRHFFTTITDNLESQEMKAVLHQKIAKLLSSTP
- the dhrs13b.2 gene encoding tapasin-related protein; protein product: MGVFLKLFICMYLFGVICSEDQVPWLACTFIDERVFLNNEGHRETELHPRDALLQFGPAGGPPVNPHTITFLITASRVDLRSYIVGGSPEHLECEIRRYSMRGIQGLWPSKGAMPYDLWFTCTVKHPEDSFTFTGYLRHTPSQPPSSMEDYDSFPPIGDRELITASASMVLHTRSVVLKVALRSQQKLQCRFSVDHKGPKFKVGWRAQIKGDWVELYSHDSHSGVTRGSGVNQKGLLSTGDATLSIPFVKISSEGKYVCSVSVGQLDASLDLALHVYEPPSVSLNVGPELALQAGAEQKVVCEAEGYYPLDVEMEWYQEPPGEPKDYRAGAPLPTKLNNVLLSSHRHNREGTFALSAFFYYRAALLDTGRRFTCRVMHRSLRTPVRKGFILLVHEPTSWRFYLAVVSTLVIFLIIFRMLHYLYTARQESRKSKPY